One Branchiostoma floridae strain S238N-H82 chromosome 1, Bfl_VNyyK, whole genome shotgun sequence genomic region harbors:
- the LOC118418421 gene encoding uncharacterized protein LOC118418421 yields the protein MEEQDWDNFKTMRRLAKQKIKKAHNDYLKEILDEALENPKKFWQYIKSKKQTASGVAPLAQHNSLVVDAQGKAEILSRQYDSVFTDEDMVNVPDLGDSPYPDMPEVEVTLLGVQKLLQGINPAKACGPDQIPCRILKDYAIEISPILQIIFNQSLATGQSVTKTIMPSKLT from the exons ATGGAAGAACAAGACTGGGATAACTTTAAAACCATGCGCAGACTGGCTAAGCAAAAGATCAAAAAAGCACACAATGATTACTTAAAAGAAATCCTAGATGAAGCTTTGGAAAATCCCAAGAAATTTTGGCAGTACATAAAAAGCAAAAAACAGACCGCGTCTGGGGTGGCCCCCCTAGCGCAACACAACAGCCTCGTTGTGGATGCCCAGGGTAAGGCAGAAATCCTCAGCAGGCAGTACGACTCTGTCTTTACAGATGAAGACATGGTCAACGTACCCGACCTAGGGGACAGCCCCTACCCCGACATGCCAGAGGTCGAGGTGACCCTGCTGGGGGTGCAAAAGCTCCTACAGGGGATAAACCCTGCTAAAGCCTGTGGGCCAGATCAAATTCCCTGCAGAATTCTTAAGGACTACGCCATAGAGATCAGTCCAATTTTACAAATAATCTTCAACCAGTCCCTTGCAACTGGGCAG TCCGTGACGAAGACCATTATGCCCTCCAAACTGACCTAG